In a genomic window of Dehalococcoidia bacterium:
- a CDS encoding type II toxin-antitoxin system PemK/MazF family toxin, protein MQRGEVWWINFDPSIGGEIKKARPAVIVSNDSSNKFLNRVQVVPLSSKTDKLYASEAKVVVAGRESKAMADQLATVSKERLVRLEGGLSPADMRKVEEAIKIQLAII, encoded by the coding sequence ATGCAACGGGGTGAGGTGTGGTGGATTAACTTCGATCCTTCCATCGGTGGAGAAATAAAAAAAGCACGGCCTGCTGTGATAGTCAGCAATGACTCTTCAAATAAATTCCTGAACCGTGTCCAGGTTGTGCCTTTAAGCAGTAAAACAGATAAGCTTTATGCCAGTGAAGCAAAGGTCGTTGTCGCGGGACGGGAAAGCAAAGCGATGGCAGATCAGCTCGCCACCGTGAGCAAGGAACGGCTGGTTCGCCTTGAGGGTGGTCTTTCTCCGGCAGATATGCGCAAAGTTGAGGAAGCAATTAAAATTCAACTGGCGATTATCTGA
- a CDS encoding addiction module antitoxin, which translates to MQKKLTLTIDAEVYEGLRKVIGPRKISKFIEDLVRPHVIRPSLDASYAKMARDKNREADAVDWAEITIKDMNNATG; encoded by the coding sequence ATGCAGAAAAAACTGACACTGACGATTGATGCTGAGGTTTATGAAGGGCTGCGTAAAGTTATAGGGCCACGGAAAATAAGCAAATTTATTGAGGACCTGGTGAGGCCGCATGTTATCCGCCCTAGTCTGGACGCATCCTATGCTAAAATGGCGCGGGATAAAAACAGGGAGGCTGATGCTGTTGACTGGGCTGAGATCACTATTAAGGACATGAATAATGCAACGGGGTGA